A single window of Candidatus Cloacimonadota bacterium DNA harbors:
- a CDS encoding protein kinase, giving the protein MIIKPGDFIRNYRVLDYIGEGGMGKVYSAEEELLGRKVAIKMLDPSVTHQEHFRQRFINEARILSQLQHPHIVGLFTFFLEQESYFMVMEYAEGQTLRDLIATVGPIPEQRTRRILRQILSALDYAQTKGVVHRDIKPSNIMIGENDDLKILDFGVARILANPQFTLAGSRLGTIYYMSPEQVRSPRDVDSRSDIYSTGVVLYEMLTGRLPFSTETESDFLIEKQIVESPMPHPRDYYPYMSDHIVDLMNAMTAKEPSLRPTAAEAIRALDTSSLDSIKTAPPLSEKPVPVEPVAPTPIPPAPKKGMPPGLRAFLVIFIIAIILVTLGFMLKAWLDINPNLFGPRSEEAVAEETVEGPASEKETLSQEEIEANIAARKRREAENAVRSIRPRFSAIARKAREYKAQDEYGDWPKSLDAFIDPAEADTDQFNFDWSDDGIIIAISNRAFGKAGIEIYYTLDSDHFEIYDPDPENPPNIDPAWLN; this is encoded by the coding sequence ATGATCATCAAACCCGGCGATTTCATCCGTAACTACCGTGTGCTGGATTACATCGGCGAAGGCGGCATGGGCAAGGTTTACTCCGCCGAGGAAGAGCTGCTGGGGCGCAAGGTCGCCATCAAAATGCTCGACCCGTCCGTGACCCATCAGGAGCATTTCCGCCAGCGTTTCATCAACGAAGCCCGCATCCTGTCACAGCTTCAGCATCCCCACATCGTTGGCCTCTTCACTTTCTTCCTGGAGCAGGAAAGCTATTTCATGGTCATGGAATACGCCGAAGGCCAGACCCTGCGCGACCTCATCGCCACCGTCGGCCCCATTCCGGAACAGCGTACCCGGCGCATCCTCCGCCAGATCCTTTCCGCCCTGGATTATGCCCAAACCAAGGGCGTTGTCCACCGCGACATCAAGCCCTCGAATATCATGATCGGCGAAAATGACGACCTCAAGATACTGGATTTCGGCGTAGCCCGCATCCTGGCCAATCCCCAGTTCACTCTCGCCGGCTCCAGGCTGGGCACCATCTACTACATGAGCCCGGAGCAGGTGCGCTCGCCGCGGGATGTGGACAGCCGTTCGGACATCTATTCCACCGGCGTGGTCCTCTATGAAATGCTCACCGGGCGGTTGCCCTTCAGCACGGAAACCGAGAGCGATTTCCTCATCGAAAAACAGATCGTGGAAAGCCCCATGCCGCATCCGCGTGACTATTATCCCTATATGTCCGACCACATAGTGGATCTGATGAACGCCATGACGGCCAAGGAACCTTCGCTGCGCCCCACCGCCGCCGAAGCGATCAGGGCTTTAGACACCAGTTCGCTGGACTCTATCAAAACCGCCCCGCCCCTCAGCGAAAAGCCCGTTCCCGTCGAGCCTGTGGCCCCCACACCCATTCCTCCTGCCCCCAAAAAGGGAATGCCGCCGGGACTGCGCGCCTTCCTCGTCATCTTCATTATCGCCATCATCCTGGTCACGCTCGGTTTCATGCTCAAGGCGTGGCTGGATATCAATCCCAACCTCTTCGGCCCCCGGTCCGAAGAAGCCGTGGCGGAGGAAACGGTGGAAGGACCGGCAAGCGAAAAAGAAACGCTCAGCCAAGAGGAGATCGAGGCCAATATCGCCGCGCGGAAGCGCCGGGAAGCCGAAAACGCCGTCCGCTCGATTCGGCCCCGCTTCAGCGCCATCGCCAGAAAAGCCCGGGAATACAAGGCCCAGGATGAATACGGGGACTGGCCAAAGAGCCTGGACGCCTTCATTGACCCCGCGGAGGCCGACACCGACCAATTCAACTTTGATTGGTCTGACGACGGCATCATCATCGCCATCAGCAACCGCGCTTTCGGTAAAGCCGGGATAGAGATCTACTATACCCTCGATTCCGACCATTTCGAGATTTACGACCCCGACCCGGAAAACCCGCCCAACATCGACCCCGCCTGGCTGAATTGA